In a genomic window of Tissierella sp. Yu-01:
- a CDS encoding glycogen/starch/alpha-glucan phosphorylase, protein MDYKFIIKQRMEGYTLTSFGKNLQECSINEKHIALSKALMEEIVPPWRESEKKFKDKKRAYYLSSEYLMGRALSNNLINLNIKNEIESLMNDIGVSYNDIEEAEEDAALGNGGLGRLAACFLDSAATLDYPLTGYGIRYAFGIFKQKFMDGFQVEAADDWLKYGDPWSIRKEDEKVRVRFSSGEIYAVPYDTPIIGYKSNTINTLRLWKAEPLEVFNFKEFNDQHYDLAVKEKNDAENIGKVLYPNDSNDEGKILRLKQQYFFVSASLQDIVRNYKMNHSDFKDFSYYHAIQLNDTHPTVAIPELMRIFTRIEGLSWEESWNIVVNTFAYTNHTLLAEALEQWPVKLYKALLPEIYDIIVGINNQLMHELGGRGIYNSEAYQYEIIQHDSIKMAHLAIYGSKSINGVAKIHSDLLKDRELNQWYRLYPERFNNKTNGITQRRWLLQSNQELSNFITELLQTDSWITDLSKLKDLERYINDENVLRKFLDIKQIKKDQLAEYILKHDGVQIDSKSIYDVQIKRMHEYKRQLLNAFHILDLYYRLKEDPNMDIVPRTFIFGAKAAPGYFRAKAVIKFINDIANLVNNDSDIGGKIRVVFVENYRVSYAERIFPAADVSEQISTAGKEASGTGNMKFMLNGAPTLGTYDGANIEIVQEAGEDNNFIFGLRVEDIMEIQSSYNPYEYYNGVPGLRRVVDSLINGTFDDKGTGVYSELYDSLLKGANWHRPDNYFILKDFEDYRNAQQAINDIYKDRINWAKRCWMNIANAGKFSSDRTIEEYAREIWNIESTKQEVNIR, encoded by the coding sequence TTGGATTATAAATTCATAATTAAACAGAGGATGGAAGGATATACCTTAACTTCCTTTGGAAAAAATCTTCAAGAGTGTAGTATAAATGAAAAGCATATAGCTCTATCTAAAGCATTAATGGAAGAGATAGTACCTCCGTGGAGAGAATCTGAAAAGAAGTTCAAGGATAAAAAGAGGGCATATTATCTTTCATCTGAGTACTTAATGGGAAGAGCTTTATCCAATAATTTAATAAATCTAAATATAAAGAATGAAATAGAGTCATTAATGAATGATATTGGGGTTAGCTACAATGATATTGAAGAAGCTGAAGAGGATGCAGCTCTTGGCAATGGAGGTCTAGGTAGGCTTGCTGCTTGTTTCTTGGATTCTGCAGCTACCCTAGATTATCCCTTAACTGGATATGGAATAAGATATGCATTTGGTATATTTAAACAGAAGTTCATGGATGGATTCCAAGTAGAAGCTGCAGACGATTGGTTAAAATACGGAGATCCATGGTCAATTAGAAAAGAAGATGAGAAAGTTAGAGTACGTTTTTCTAGTGGTGAAATATATGCTGTACCCTATGACACACCAATTATAGGTTATAAATCTAATACAATAAATACACTGAGATTATGGAAAGCTGAACCTCTTGAGGTATTTAATTTTAAGGAATTTAACGACCAGCATTATGACTTGGCGGTTAAGGAAAAAAACGATGCAGAGAATATAGGTAAGGTTTTATATCCAAATGATTCAAATGATGAAGGAAAGATATTAAGACTAAAGCAACAATATTTCTTCGTATCAGCATCTTTACAGGATATAGTTAGAAACTACAAAATGAATCATAGTGATTTTAAGGACTTTTCATATTATCATGCCATACAATTAAACGATACACACCCTACAGTTGCAATTCCAGAACTAATGAGAATATTCACCAGAATAGAAGGCTTAAGCTGGGAAGAATCATGGAATATTGTAGTCAATACTTTCGCCTACACAAATCATACACTTTTAGCTGAAGCCTTAGAGCAATGGCCGGTCAAATTATATAAAGCCCTACTTCCTGAAATTTATGATATAATAGTAGGAATTAATAACCAGCTAATGCATGAGTTAGGAGGTAGAGGAATTTATAATTCCGAGGCATATCAATATGAAATTATACAACATGACTCTATAAAAATGGCTCACTTAGCCATATATGGTTCAAAGTCAATTAACGGAGTAGCAAAAATTCACTCTGATTTATTAAAGGACAGAGAATTAAATCAATGGTATAGATTATACCCTGAAAGATTTAACAATAAAACAAACGGAATTACCCAAAGAAGATGGCTGCTACAATCTAATCAAGAGTTATCAAATTTTATAACAGAACTATTGCAAACAGACAGCTGGATTACGGATTTATCCAAGTTAAAAGATCTAGAAAGATATATTAATGATGAAAATGTATTAAGAAAGTTCTTAGATATAAAGCAGATTAAGAAGGATCAACTTGCTGAATATATATTGAAACACGATGGAGTACAAATCGATTCTAAATCCATATATGATGTTCAAATAAAGAGAATGCATGAGTATAAGAGACAACTATTAAATGCATTTCATATACTTGACCTTTATTATAGATTAAAGGAAGATCCTAATATGGATATAGTTCCAAGAACCTTTATCTTTGGAGCAAAGGCAGCACCAGGATATTTTAGGGCAAAAGCTGTCATTAAATTTATTAATGATATAGCAAACTTAGTAAACAATGATTCGGATATAGGTGGTAAGATAAGGGTGGTATTTGTAGAAAACTACAGAGTATCTTATGCTGAAAGAATATTTCCTGCTGCAGATGTGTCAGAGCAAATATCTACTGCAGGCAAAGAGGCGTCAGGTACTGGCAATATGAAGTTTATGCTAAACGGAGCACCAACATTGGGAACATATGACGGTGCTAATATTGAAATAGTTCAAGAAGCAGGAGAAGATAATAATTTTATATTTGGATTGAGAGTTGAAGATATCATGGAAATTCAATCATCATACAATCCATATGAGTATTATAATGGAGTACCTGGTCTAAGAAGAGTAGTGGATTCATTAATAAATGGAACCTTTGATGATAAAGGAACAGGAGTATATTCGGAGCTTTATGATTCCCTTTTAAAAGGTGCAAACTGGCATAGGCCTGATAATTATTTTATATTGAAGGATTTTGAAGATTATAGAAATGCTCAACAAGCTATTAATGATATATATAAGGATAGGATTAACTGGGCAAAAAGATGTTGGATGAATATTGCAAATGCAGGAAAGTTTAGTTCTGACAGGACTATTGAAGAGTATGCAAGAGAAATCTGGAATATAGAATCTACAAAACAGGAAGTGAATATTAGATGA
- the malQ gene encoding 4-alpha-glucanotransferase, which produces MRKRASGILMHISSLPGSYGIGDFGKEAYNFVDFLVKAKQSYWQILPLGITGYGDSPYSSFSAFAGNPYFIDLDELIDNGFISKEKVMNTDLGQNSNDIDYGKLYEYKMELLREAYINSKPYLKGELDKFYNEQEKWLRDFALFMTIKESFDSVSWLDWPKEYKYYNSDIVKRFELENKERMFFWVFTQYYFTKQWKKLKLYANRNGIKIIGDLPIYVAADSVDAWSNPSAFNLDKNLYPITIAGCPPDGFTETGQLWGNPIYNWNYLESTEYRWWIERIRYSFKLFDTLRIDHFRGFDAYWEVKYGDKTAQNGRWIKGPGIKLFNRIKEELGDLDIIAEDLGYPTKSLELFLKEVGFPNMKVLEFAFDTDGNNCYLPHNYGKNCVVYIGTHDNHPAMSWLKNAPKHECEYAVKYLRLNEEEGFHWGFIKGAWSSTAYLAIAQMQDFLGTGEETRMNEPSTLGKNWRWRVSKVDLTDELAEKIAGITITYGRQAIGL; this is translated from the coding sequence TTGAGAAAGAGAGCCAGCGGTATTTTAATGCACATATCTTCTTTGCCTGGGTCTTATGGAATTGGGGACTTTGGTAAGGAAGCATATAATTTTGTGGATTTTCTTGTTAAAGCAAAGCAAAGTTATTGGCAAATATTGCCCCTAGGTATAACGGGTTATGGAGACTCCCCATACTCTAGCTTTTCTGCCTTTGCTGGAAATCCATATTTTATAGATTTAGATGAATTGATTGATAATGGTTTTATATCTAAGGAAAAAGTAATGAATACAGATTTAGGTCAAAATTCCAATGATATAGACTATGGTAAGCTCTACGAATATAAAATGGAATTATTAAGGGAAGCATATATAAATTCTAAACCATATTTAAAAGGTGAGTTAGATAAATTTTATAATGAACAGGAAAAATGGCTTAGAGATTTTGCATTGTTCATGACAATAAAAGAGAGTTTTGATAGTGTTTCATGGCTTGATTGGCCAAAGGAATATAAGTATTATAATTCTGATATTGTAAAGAGATTTGAGTTAGAAAATAAAGAGAGAATGTTTTTTTGGGTGTTTACTCAGTATTATTTTACAAAACAATGGAAAAAATTAAAGCTTTATGCTAATAGAAATGGCATTAAAATTATTGGGGATCTACCAATATATGTTGCAGCTGATAGTGTGGATGCTTGGTCTAATCCAAGTGCCTTTAATCTTGATAAAAATCTATATCCTATAACCATAGCAGGATGTCCCCCAGATGGATTTACAGAAACGGGGCAGCTGTGGGGAAACCCAATATATAATTGGAATTACTTAGAATCAACAGAATATAGATGGTGGATTGAAAGAATAAGGTATAGTTTTAAGCTTTTTGATACCCTAAGAATTGATCATTTTAGAGGTTTCGATGCTTATTGGGAAGTAAAATATGGTGATAAGACCGCACAAAATGGAAGGTGGATAAAAGGACCTGGCATAAAGTTGTTCAATAGAATAAAAGAGGAGCTTGGTGACTTAGATATCATTGCCGAGGATCTTGGATATCCTACAAAAAGTTTAGAGTTATTTTTAAAAGAAGTAGGTTTCCCTAATATGAAGGTACTTGAGTTTGCCTTTGATACAGATGGTAATAACTGCTACTTACCTCATAATTATGGAAAAAATTGTGTTGTCTATATAGGTACTCATGATAATCATCCGGCTATGTCTTGGCTGAAAAATGCACCAAAGCATGAATGTGAATATGCAGTGAAGTATTTAAGACTAAATGAAGAAGAAGGATTTCACTGGGGATTTATTAAAGGTGCATGGAGTTCCACTGCATACCTTGCAATAGCACAAATGCAAGATTTTTTAGGTACTGGAGAAGAAACTAGAATGAATGAGCCGTCTACCCTAGGAAAAAATTGGAGATGGAGAGTAAGTAAAGTCGATTTAACAGACGAACTAGCGGAAAAAATAGCTGGTATTACAATTACGTATGGGAGGCAAGCCATTGGATTATAA
- the ugpC gene encoding sn-glycerol-3-phosphate ABC transporter ATP-binding protein UgpC — protein MAEINLKNVSKIYDNGYEAVKSINLDMIDGEFMVLVGPSGCGKSTTLRMIAGLEEVSSGELYIGGELMNKIDPRDRNIAMVFQNYALYPHMSVYDNMAFGLKLQKLDKKEIDKRINDAAKTLDIDTQLNKKPKALSGGQRQRVALGRAIVRHPKVFLMDEPLSNLDAKLRVQMRAELIRLHEELRTTFVYVTHDQTEAMTMGSRICVMKDGVIKQVATPEEIYNKPDNLFVAGFIGSPQMNFYKGVIVEEEGIYYLLGSNGDYGEFKFLIEEVNNEVLRPHANKRVIFGVRPEHIKFTEEDGMKAKVMVTELLGDEVHVHIHVQGQIHTIKTKSPTNIKSGDVVKIIPNENKIHLFDPETENALL, from the coding sequence ATGGCAGAGATTAATTTGAAAAATGTTAGTAAAATATATGATAATGGCTATGAAGCAGTTAAATCCATAAACTTAGATATGATAGATGGTGAATTTATGGTGCTGGTGGGACCTTCTGGATGTGGAAAGTCAACTACCCTAAGAATGATTGCTGGTCTAGAAGAAGTCTCTTCTGGTGAATTGTATATTGGCGGAGAGTTGATGAATAAAATAGATCCGCGTGATAGAAATATAGCTATGGTATTTCAAAATTATGCCCTTTACCCTCATATGTCGGTATATGATAATATGGCATTTGGGCTTAAGTTACAGAAATTAGATAAAAAGGAAATTGATAAAAGGATAAATGATGCAGCTAAAACTTTAGACATCGATACACAGCTTAATAAAAAACCAAAGGCTTTATCTGGTGGTCAGAGGCAAAGAGTAGCTTTAGGTAGAGCCATAGTAAGACATCCTAAAGTCTTCCTAATGGATGAGCCGTTATCCAACTTGGATGCAAAGTTGAGGGTACAGATGAGGGCTGAACTCATAAGGCTTCATGAAGAACTAAGGACTACATTTGTATATGTCACGCACGATCAAACAGAAGCCATGACCATGGGATCTAGAATATGTGTTATGAAGGATGGAGTAATAAAACAAGTAGCAACTCCTGAAGAAATTTATAATAAACCAGATAACTTATTTGTTGCAGGATTTATAGGTTCACCACAAATGAATTTTTATAAGGGAGTAATTGTTGAAGAAGAGGGTATATATTACTTGTTAGGTAGTAATGGAGATTATGGAGAATTCAAATTCCTTATAGAAGAAGTAAATAATGAAGTTCTAAGACCACATGCGAATAAAAGAGTAATTTTTGGTGTTCGCCCAGAGCATATTAAGTTCACAGAAGAAGATGGAATGAAGGCCAAAGTTATGGTAACTGAATTATTGGGAGATGAAGTCCATGTGCACATTCATGTCCAAGGTCAGATTCATACAATAAAAACAAAATCGCCTACTAATATAAAATCAGGAGATGTAGTAAAAATAATTCCAAACGAAAATAAGATTCACCTATTTGATCCAGAAACGGAAAATGCATTGCTTTAG